One part of the Rutidosis leptorrhynchoides isolate AG116_Rl617_1_P2 chromosome 1, CSIRO_AGI_Rlap_v1, whole genome shotgun sequence genome encodes these proteins:
- the LOC139898534 gene encoding uncharacterized protein, translated as MITALKFVHNPFRDWWIDMGIKQSFTSVAYPQANDHVEVTNRDIVDGIKARLGKRRQEWVDELPHVLWAHWKTPKESTNETPFILVYGTEAVISAEAEKKQKIANQYNKKVKPLDFQLNDLVLRSNEASRQQDVGKLGPRWEGPYEVIAVNDYDGYYLETLDGILLWRP; from the exons ATGATAACGGCACTCAAATTTGTACATAACCCGTTCAGAGATTGGTGGATTGACATGGGCATAAAACAATCATTCACCTCTGTGGCATACCCACAAGCCAACGACCATGTTGAAGTCACAAACAGAGATATTGTGGATGGAATCAAGGCCAGACTTGGAAAGCGCCGACAAGAATGGGTAGACGAACTTCCACACGTATTATGGGCCCACTGGAAAACTCCAAAGGAAAGTACAAACGAAACACCCTTCATCCTGGTATACGGTACAGAGGCAGTCATCTCGGCCGAG GcagaaaagaaacagaaaattgCAAACCAGTACAATAAGAAAGTCAAACCATTAGACTTTCAACTCAATGACTTGGTACTACGAAGTAACGAAGCCAGCCGACAGCAAGACGTCGGAAAATTAGGTCCCCGCTGGGAAGGACCTTACGAAGTTATCGCCGTAAATGACTACGATGGATATTACCTAGAAACTCTAGACGGGATATTGTTGTGGCGCCCTTAG